The Campylobacter concisus genome contains a region encoding:
- a CDS encoding YwqG family protein, with product MLVKDENMDIAKISKGCKERGLDELFKLLSPLAKNAIRIDAQAKNDDDIAVGASKFGGSPDLPDGLSWPLNENGALSFVAQINFAEASKFDIDSLLPKSGMLYLFYDRNLRVWGYDPADKNGFAVIFSDVNHGPLSRRRAESLEGENSIFNARLLSFENEINLPNLQSSIVPFSKISEAEWEAYREVIEPSWQAKANKLLGHSDNVQDGMELECELVANGLSCGDGSAYHHPRIAEFEKNSAQWQLLLQIDSDDEGDMDWDGEGRIYLWIKRDDLVARDFSKTWLILQTS from the coding sequence ATGCTTGTTAAAGATGAAAATATGGATATTGCAAAAATTTCTAAAGGTTGTAAAGAGCGTGGGCTGGATGAACTTTTTAAACTTTTATCGCCACTAGCAAAAAATGCCATAAGGATAGATGCGCAAGCTAAAAATGACGATGATATTGCCGTTGGAGCGTCTAAATTTGGCGGCTCGCCAGATCTGCCAGATGGTTTATCGTGGCCGTTAAATGAAAATGGCGCTTTAAGTTTTGTGGCACAGATAAATTTTGCTGAAGCTAGCAAATTTGACATTGACTCACTACTGCCAAAAAGCGGAATGCTCTATCTCTTTTATGATAGAAATTTGCGTGTTTGGGGCTATGATCCTGCCGATAAAAACGGCTTTGCAGTGATCTTTTCTGATGTAAATCATGGGCCACTTTCTCGTAGGAGAGCGGAGAGTTTAGAGGGAGAGAATTCTATATTTAACGCACGCTTGCTTAGCTTTGAAAATGAGATAAATTTGCCAAATTTACAAAGCTCAATTGTGCCATTTAGTAAAATTAGTGAAGCTGAGTGGGAGGCCTATCGTGAGGTTATTGAGCCAAGCTGGCAGGCTAAAGCAAATAAGCTCCTTGGACACTCTGATAATGTCCAAGATGGCATGGAGCTAGAGTGTGAGCTGGTTGCAAATGGACTTAGTTGTGGTGATGGTAGCGCTTATCACCACCCAAGAATAGCGGAATTTGAGAAAAATTCTGCCCAGTGGCAACTGCTTTTACAGATAGATAGTGATGATGAGGGCGACATGGACTGGGACGGAGAGGGCAGAATTTATCTATGGATAAAGAGGGATGATCTGGTAGCACGAGATTTTAGCAAGACGTGGCTAATTTTGCAAACGAGCTAA
- a CDS encoding CbrC family protein, with protein sequence MNKFQEKYITLSKEYYKNNDNASSIEALYEFKEELENCDDICAKYVLVDVYQLLSMRKSAYDLLLKIHDKSDKKQLKALGYLVQFIDENDKWALPRPKSRDQILAQEDKASTLPKFIYHPNPLKTGAFKDDMNIVCECCGKDTEVYYNGSIYCEKDISYLCPTCISSGMAAKKFDATFVQDADKLSTNDIKKDDELFRRTPGYESWQGEHWIVCCDDYCEFLGDVGTKELEEMGIADEVFEDYVKRAEYDDKMLREYLVKAGDIAGYLFRCLHCKKYHIYVDAC encoded by the coding sequence ATGAATAAATTTCAAGAAAAATATATCACTCTTTCAAAAGAATATTATAAAAATAATGACAATGCTTCTAGTATTGAGGCACTCTATGAGTTTAAAGAAGAGTTGGAAAACTGTGATGACATTTGCGCAAAGTATGTTTTAGTCGATGTTTATCAGCTTTTATCTATGAGAAAGAGTGCTTACGACTTACTTTTAAAAATACATGACAAAAGTGATAAAAAGCAGCTAAAGGCACTTGGCTATCTAGTGCAATTCATTGACGAAAATGATAAATGGGCGCTGCCTCGCCCAAAAAGTAGAGATCAAATTTTGGCTCAAGAAGATAAAGCCTCCACACTACCAAAATTTATCTATCATCCCAATCCTTTAAAAACTGGCGCATTTAAAGATGATATGAATATAGTGTGTGAGTGCTGCGGCAAAGATACTGAAGTTTATTATAACGGTAGCATTTATTGCGAGAAAGATATTTCGTATCTTTGTCCTACTTGTATTTCTAGCGGTATGGCTGCTAAGAAATTTGATGCTACGTTTGTGCAAGATGCTGATAAGCTATCTACAAATGATATTAAAAAGGATGACGAACTCTTTAGAAGAACCCCGGGCTACGAGAGCTGGCAGGGTGAGCATTGGATAGTTTGTTGTGATGATTATTGCGAATTTTTAGGTGACGTTGGCACAAAAGAGCTCGAAGAAATGGGCATAGCAGACGAGGTCTTTGAGGACTATGTAAAAAGAGCCGAATATGACGATAAAATGCTACGCGAATATCTTGTTAAAGCTGGCGATATTGCCGGATATTTATTTCGTTGTTTGCATTGTAAGAAGTATCATATATACGTTGATGCTTGTTAA
- the accA gene encoding acetyl-CoA carboxylase carboxyl transferase subunit alpha: MSNYLDFEKSIKQIDEDIANAKIRGDEHAVEILNKNLSKEISKVYKNLNEYQRLQLARHPDRPYSIDYINAFLIDGYEIHGDRAFRDDPAIVCYIGYIGGKKTVVIGEQKGRGTKNKLRRNFGMPHPEGYRKALRVAKMAEKFNLPILFLIDTPGAYPGIGAEERGQSEAIARNLFEFANLKTPIIAVVIGEGGSGGALAIGVADRLAMMKNSVFSVISPEGCAAILWNDPAKQEQATKSMKITADDLKSLSLIDAVIDEPINGAHRDKDGAAKALANYFISELAELEKLDINDLVAKRIEKILSIGAFEE; encoded by the coding sequence ATGTCAAATTATTTAGATTTTGAAAAGAGCATAAAGCAAATTGATGAAGACATAGCAAATGCTAAGATCAGAGGCGATGAACATGCTGTTGAAATTTTAAATAAAAACCTATCTAAAGAAATCTCAAAAGTATATAAAAATTTAAACGAATATCAACGTTTACAACTTGCTCGTCATCCAGATAGACCATATTCTATTGATTATATTAATGCGTTTTTGATTGATGGATATGAGATTCATGGAGATAGAGCATTTAGAGATGATCCAGCAATAGTTTGCTACATCGGCTATATCGGAGGCAAAAAGACTGTCGTTATAGGCGAGCAAAAAGGCCGTGGCACTAAAAACAAATTAAGAAGAAATTTTGGTATGCCTCATCCTGAGGGTTATCGCAAAGCTCTTAGAGTTGCAAAAATGGCTGAGAAATTTAATCTACCTATTTTATTTCTCATAGACACTCCAGGCGCATATCCAGGTATTGGAGCTGAAGAGCGAGGGCAAAGTGAAGCCATAGCTAGAAATTTGTTTGAGTTTGCAAATTTAAAAACTCCAATAATTGCTGTTGTCATAGGCGAAGGTGGAAGTGGTGGCGCTTTAGCTATTGGTGTGGCTGATAGACTTGCCATGATGAAAAATTCTGTATTTTCAGTTATATCACCAGAAGGCTGTGCAGCAATACTTTGGAATGATCCAGCTAAACAAGAACAAGCTACAAAATCTATGAAAATAACAGCTGATGATTTAAAAAGTCTATCACTGATTGATGCTGTTATAGATGAGCCAATAAATGGAGCTCATAGAGATAAAGATGGTGCTGCAAAAGCACTTGCAAATTATTTTATCTCAGAGCTAGCTGAGCTTGAAAAGCTTGATATAAATGATCTTGTAGCAAAAAGAATAGAAAAAATTCTCTCTATCGGAGCATTTGAAGAATAA
- a CDS encoding beta-ketoacyl-ACP synthase II, with product MKRVVVTGIGMINALGLDKESSFKAICEGKTGVKEITSFDVSDFPVKIAAEITDFDPNSILDGKEVKKVDRFIQLGIKASNEAMADANFKEFDAHKFGVSSAAGIGGLPNIEKNSITYFEKGVKRISPFFIPSALVNMLGGIVSINHGLKGPNLSSVTACAASTHAISQAAKCIMIGQATNMLVIGAESTICGVGIGGFAAMKALSTRNDEPSKASRPFDANRDGFVMGEGAGALVLEEYESAIARGAKIYAEVVGFGESGDAHHITSPTLEGPLSAMKQALDMAKGVKIDYVNAHGTSTPVNDKNETAALKAVFGDKCPPVSSTKGQTGHCLGGAGAIEAVISIMAMRDGIIPPTINYETPDPECDLDYVPNKARKADIKAVMSNSFGFGGTNGVVIFKKLD from the coding sequence TTGAAACGAGTCGTTGTAACTGGTATAGGCATGATAAACGCACTTGGTCTTGATAAAGAGAGCTCTTTTAAGGCTATTTGTGAGGGTAAAACAGGTGTGAAAGAGATTACAAGCTTTGATGTAAGTGACTTTCCTGTTAAAATTGCTGCCGAAATAACTGATTTTGATCCAAATAGCATTTTAGACGGCAAAGAGGTGAAAAAAGTAGATCGTTTCATACAGCTTGGTATAAAAGCATCTAATGAAGCTATGGCTGATGCAAATTTTAAAGAGTTTGATGCTCATAAATTTGGCGTTAGCTCGGCAGCTGGCATAGGTGGTTTGCCAAATATTGAGAAAAACTCGATTACATATTTTGAAAAAGGTGTAAAGAGAATCTCACCATTTTTTATTCCATCGGCACTTGTAAATATGTTAGGTGGCATAGTTTCTATAAATCACGGACTTAAGGGTCCAAATTTGTCTAGCGTAACAGCATGTGCAGCAAGCACTCATGCGATATCGCAAGCTGCAAAATGCATTATGATCGGTCAAGCGACAAATATGTTAGTTATCGGTGCTGAGTCTACTATTTGTGGTGTAGGCATAGGTGGCTTTGCAGCAATGAAAGCTCTCTCAACTAGAAATGATGAACCAAGTAAGGCGTCAAGGCCATTTGACGCAAATCGTGATGGTTTTGTAATGGGTGAAGGAGCCGGTGCGCTTGTACTTGAAGAGTATGAGTCAGCTATTGCAAGAGGTGCTAAAATTTATGCTGAAGTGGTTGGATTTGGTGAGAGCGGAGATGCACACCATATCACATCACCAACACTTGAAGGCCCATTAAGTGCGATGAAACAAGCACTTGATATGGCAAAAGGTGTAAAGATAGATTATGTAAATGCGCATGGTACTTCAACACCTGTAAATGATAAGAATGAGACTGCGGCACTAAAAGCAGTTTTTGGTGATAAATGTCCACCAGTTAGCTCAACAAAAGGTCAAACCGGACACTGTCTAGGTGGTGCTGGTGCGATCGAGGCTGTTATATCTATAATGGCAATGAGAGACGGCATTATCCCTCCAACAATAAACTACGAAACTCCTGATCCAGAGTGCGATCTAGACTACGTTCCAAATAAAGCTAGAAAAGCTGATATAAAAGCTGTTATGAGTAACTCATTTGGCTTTGGCGGCACGAATGGTGTCGTGATATTTAAAAAGTTGGATTAA
- the acpP gene encoding acyl carrier protein — protein MAVFEDVRDVVVEQLSVDPQAVKLESKIIEDLGADSLDVVELVMALEEKFEVEIPDSEAEKLISIQDVVNYIEKLGK, from the coding sequence ATGGCAGTATTTGAAGACGTAAGAGACGTAGTTGTAGAGCAACTAAGCGTAGATCCACAAGCAGTAAAATTAGAGTCTAAAATCATTGAGGATTTAGGCGCTGATTCACTTGACGTTGTAGAGCTAGTTATGGCTTTAGAAGAGAAATTTGAAGTAGAAATTCCTGATAGCGAAGCAGAGAAATTAATAAGCATTCAAGACGTTGTAAATTATATAGAAAAACTAGGTAAATAA
- the fabG gene encoding 3-oxoacyl-ACP reductase FabG: protein MKFSGKNVLITGASRGIGAQIAKTLANMGLKVWINYRSKPEIADALQAEIEQNGGKAAVIKFDATDEDEFIKGINLIVDSDGELSYLVNNAGITNDKIALRMKTSEFTDVINANLTSAFIGCREALKVMSKKRFGAVVNVASIVGEMGNAGQVNYSASKGGLIAMSKSFAKEGASRNIRFNSVTPGFIETDMTHGLSDEVKKTYSDNIPLKRFGSASEVAEAVAFLLSDHASYVTGETLKINGGLYM from the coding sequence ATGAAATTTAGCGGAAAAAACGTACTAATAACAGGCGCAAGTAGAGGTATTGGTGCACAAATCGCAAAGACGCTTGCAAATATGGGCTTAAAAGTGTGGATAAACTACCGCTCAAAGCCTGAGATAGCAGACGCTTTGCAGGCTGAGATCGAGCAAAATGGCGGCAAGGCTGCAGTGATAAAATTTGACGCAACTGACGAAGATGAGTTTATAAAAGGTATAAATTTGATAGTTGATAGCGACGGCGAGCTAAGCTACCTTGTAAATAACGCTGGCATCACAAACGATAAGATAGCGCTTCGCATGAAAACTAGCGAATTTACAGATGTGATAAATGCAAATTTAACTTCAGCTTTCATAGGATGCAGGGAGGCTTTAAAAGTGATGAGCAAAAAGCGCTTTGGAGCGGTCGTAAACGTCGCATCTATCGTTGGCGAGATGGGAAATGCTGGACAGGTGAATTATTCAGCCAGCAAGGGTGGACTAATCGCCATGAGCAAGAGCTTTGCAAAAGAGGGCGCAAGTAGAAATATCCGCTTTAATAGCGTAACTCCTGGTTTTATTGAGACTGATATGACGCATGGACTAAGCGATGAGGTGAAGAAAACTTATAGCGATAACATTCCGCTAAAACGTTTTGGTAGCGCTAGCGAGGTGGCTGAGGCAGTGGCGTTTTTACTAAGTGATCACGCAAGCTACGTAACTGGCGAGACGCTAAAAATAAACGGCGGACTTTATATGTAA
- a CDS encoding pyridoxamine 5'-phosphate oxidase family protein: MDERIVKFLKKMHLASVCAIDDDGQPYAFSAFYAFDELNFSLLLASSDDSSHVKFLKNSKLVAGTVALDTKIVGKIEGVQFQGVMSEASASEREIYFKRFFYAKAMDPKIWCISLEKLKFTSNVLGFGKKIKWERNDKI, translated from the coding sequence ATGGATGAGAGGATAGTTAAATTTCTAAAAAAGATGCATCTCGCAAGTGTCTGCGCCATTGATGATGATGGTCAGCCTTACGCTTTTAGCGCGTTTTACGCCTTTGACGAGCTAAATTTTAGCCTTTTGTTAGCTAGCTCTGATGATAGCTCACATGTTAAATTTTTAAAAAACTCAAAGCTTGTTGCTGGTACGGTCGCTCTTGATACAAAGATCGTTGGCAAGATAGAGGGCGTACAGTTTCAAGGAGTGATGAGCGAGGCTAGCGCAAGTGAGCGAGAAATTTACTTTAAAAGATTTTTTTATGCAAAAGCAATGGATCCAAAAATTTGGTGTATAAGCCTTGAAAAACTAAAATTTACAAGTAATGTTCTTGGTTTCGGCAAAAAGATAAAGTGGGAAAGAAACGATAAAATTTAG
- a CDS encoding L-arabinose ABC transporter: MCCFGTRIFLLMLITVLSFVFAKLYPVLPVVGYYLILANLLAIFMFSLFFKGLLPSFVKVNAIHYFSLIGGFIGVFLTMLAFKKVAKDKFTLIELIIFTLWVLIIAIVIFKFQAILDIFRGI, from the coding sequence ATGTGTTGTTTTGGGACTAGGATCTTTTTGCTGATGCTTATCACTGTTTTAAGCTTCGTTTTTGCTAAGCTTTACCCTGTTTTACCGGTCGTTGGCTACTACTTGATACTTGCAAATTTGCTTGCCATTTTTATGTTTTCACTATTTTTTAAAGGGCTTTTGCCAAGCTTCGTAAAGGTAAATGCGATCCACTATTTTTCGCTAATTGGTGGCTTTATCGGGGTATTTTTAACAATGCTTGCTTTTAAAAAGGTTGCAAAAGATAAATTTACTTTAATAGAGCTCATTATTTTTACGCTTTGGGTGCTAATAATCGCCATAGTTATCTTTAAATTTCAAGCCATTCTTGATATTTTTAGGGGAATTTAG
- a CDS encoding ATP/GTP-binding protein, giving the protein MQTNFYSQGSYNNMSFSMKTSSGDEISFSMYDNKSLEFSSQKNGTSSQRSLTLTHEYGYEFLYKGNGIDEQDMKEIEEAMKQIRPQVDEFMKNVKEGDKIAGSSQSISELSNKIKQMLPDAKDLDHKNFINDNMLKMFDELLAKNDANKNLLSAAKRLFDTLLDESKKVSYYA; this is encoded by the coding sequence ATGCAAACAAATTTTTACTCTCAAGGAAGCTACAACAACATGAGCTTTTCGATGAAAACTAGCTCAGGCGATGAGATAAGCTTTTCGATGTATGACAACAAAAGTTTGGAATTTTCCAGCCAGAAAAATGGCACTTCTAGCCAAAGAAGTCTTACTCTCACGCACGAATACGGCTATGAGTTTTTATATAAAGGAAACGGCATAGACGAGCAAGATATGAAAGAGATCGAAGAGGCGATGAAGCAAATTCGCCCGCAAGTTGATGAATTTATGAAAAATGTCAAAGAGGGCGACAAGATCGCGGGTAGTAGCCAAAGCATAAGCGAGCTTTCAAACAAGATCAAGCAGATGCTTCCTGACGCAAAAGATCTGGATCATAAAAATTTCATAAATGATAATATGCTAAAAATGTTTGACGAACTTTTAGCTAAAAATGATGCAAATAAAAACCTACTAAGTGCGGCAAAAAGGCTATTTGACACCTTGCTTGATGAGAGCAAAAAAGTATCTTACTACGCATAA
- a CDS encoding EI24 domain-containing protein encodes MINLLRLGFKDFFTAKFIALSILPLFLSIASLAWLTIWGGGEIFDLLSDGANSGDYGFIESNSTLSSYAVKILNFSATKWIISILFYVLSTFLTIIISIIIALIVAGFLTPVVAKEINKRHYNYVLKSEASTARVLKVMMIEIMKFFGILLICLPLLFVPFVNFFIINVPFFYIYYKLLLIDVGSNTLDSDKFELALLEGGGIKFIAFTLLFYLISLVPLVGLFFQLYFVIVLSHLFFEREALIKI; translated from the coding sequence ATGATAAATCTTCTTCGCCTTGGCTTTAAAGATTTTTTTACAGCCAAATTTATAGCGCTATCCATCTTGCCACTTTTTCTTAGTATCGCTAGCCTTGCTTGGCTTACGATTTGGGGAGGTGGCGAGATCTTTGACCTTTTAAGCGATGGGGCGAATAGCGGCGACTACGGATTTATAGAGTCAAATTCAACGCTCTCATCGTATGCTGTTAAAATTTTAAACTTTAGCGCTACAAAATGGATTATAAGCATACTTTTTTACGTTTTAAGCACCTTTTTAACGATAATTATCAGCATAATAATCGCCCTAATCGTAGCCGGCTTTTTAACTCCAGTTGTGGCCAAAGAGATAAACAAAAGGCACTACAACTACGTGCTTAAAAGCGAGGCTAGCACAGCTAGAGTGCTAAAGGTGATGATGATTGAGATCATGAAATTTTTTGGGATATTGCTCATCTGCCTACCGCTTTTGTTTGTGCCGTTTGTAAATTTTTTCATCATCAACGTGCCGTTTTTTTATATCTACTACAAACTTTTACTGATAGACGTTGGCTCAAACACTCTTGATAGTGATAAATTTGAGCTAGCACTGCTTGAAGGTGGCGGGATAAAATTTATAGCTTTTACACTTTTGTTTTATCTCATCTCGCTTGTGCCGCTTGTTGGGCTATTTTTTCAGCTTTATTTTGTGATAGTTTTGTCGCATCTCTTTTTTGAGAGAGAGGCACTTATAAAAATTTAG
- a CDS encoding dUTP diphosphatase, with amino-acid sequence MNERTIILEMLKMQQSLNDETNGLGWENGYTNKNKLISWKRCIYMECAELIDSFAWKHWKSIDAKTDEQNLRIEVVDIWHFIMSLALQIYKSKQLGDIETLADDICQSSGFSEFCKEPLRIEDESIYEIMNDVEMLIHECSGFDYDIFDILKIYFSMSLKCGVNLYSLYECYIAKNVLNRFRQNNGYKEGSYKKNWNGREDNEVMSEILSNGVSKIGEIYAALEHEYKKVK; translated from the coding sequence ATGAATGAAAGAACGATTATTTTAGAGATGTTAAAGATGCAGCAAAGCCTAAATGATGAGACAAATGGGCTTGGCTGGGAAAATGGTTATACTAATAAAAATAAATTAATTAGCTGGAAGCGCTGCATATATATGGAGTGCGCTGAGCTAATCGATAGCTTTGCATGGAAACACTGGAAGAGCATCGATGCTAAGACTGATGAACAAAATTTGCGCATAGAAGTTGTTGATATCTGGCACTTTATAATGAGTCTGGCTTTGCAAATTTATAAATCAAAACAGCTTGGAGATATAGAAACTTTAGCTGATGATATTTGCCAATCAAGTGGTTTTAGTGAGTTTTGCAAAGAGCCCTTAAGGATCGAAGACGAGAGCATTTATGAGATAATGAATGATGTCGAGATGCTTATACATGAGTGTAGTGGGTTTGACTACGATATATTTGATATTTTAAAAATTTACTTCTCTATGTCTTTAAAATGTGGCGTAAATTTATACTCGCTTTATGAGTGCTACATCGCCAAAAACGTGCTAAATCGCTTCCGCCAAAATAATGGCTATAAAGAAGGCAGCTATAAGAAAAATTGGAACGGACGCGAAGATAATGAAGTGATGAGTGAAATTTTGTCAAATGGCGTTAGTAAGATAGGTGAAATTTACGCAGCACTTGAGCACGAGTATAAAAAGGTGAAATGA
- a CDS encoding GGDEF domain-containing protein has product MRAHSSYAYLDVFFMLPMISILTGVSIFLYSKFAASQEKLAIIMDSISVFFLIVILIYGIFDEIDISSMINNRSNIVFLSIVAINFLILFITLSEIFTSSLLHIKISGFYLISASILFTMLNLFIFYSQISNVIFGHKIDFLYIVPFFFLMIGAFHLKAKNEYVTNTDKDISIGSKWLPIIIVLPLLLQEDLTSFSTLISLFILVVNAIVNYYVKSSIASRKILDFERNLHREMEKSMHERTNELMLANLRLQDMSEKDYLTDLGNRNFIVNELERMCKSISEDEEIAVYYINLSRFKSINTSYGHEIGDRILKLVAKRILEVCNRQEAIARISADEFIVLAKMEINSHTKRLNLGIALKDAIEKPIQIDRYHFGLKCIIGIDVATKNSTANPRNIIKNADMAMYYAKKNPALNPMVYSDKISNEMHLSSSIEIALKKANLQEDLHVYFQPIFDLKIEKMIYAEVFLYWKSEKFGLMEAGKFMKEVNVNSDILNDICSLLVSKTIEYVDRWQKEKLLIPKISINVAQTQSKSEKFVLDFVSSLRSHHINPELFEIEFGEEIWTNNSKTLDKIFSILKENNIDVCIDNFGSGYTSFIYIRKYGVKRIKIASEFVAQASNSKIDAQIVSAIIDLAKAMKIKVGAKGVEKEEDIHFLKELDCNEVQGLFLSRPMSAEEFEDLVRQDPQMIAKV; this is encoded by the coding sequence TTGCGGGCTCATAGTTCTTACGCGTATCTTGATGTGTTTTTTATGTTGCCGATGATATCTATTTTAACTGGCGTTAGTATATTTTTGTATTCAAAATTTGCAGCCAGTCAAGAGAAACTAGCCATCATTATGGATAGCATAAGTGTCTTTTTTTTAATAGTAATTTTAATATATGGTATTTTTGACGAAATAGATATTTCATCAATGATAAATAATAGATCAAATATTGTTTTTCTCTCTATTGTAGCCATAAATTTTCTTATACTTTTTATTACTTTAAGTGAGATTTTTACAAGCAGTTTGCTTCATATAAAAATTAGCGGCTTTTACCTTATATCGGCTAGTATTTTATTTACGATGCTAAATTTATTTATTTTTTATAGCCAGATCTCAAATGTAATTTTTGGCCATAAAATAGATTTTTTATATATCGTTCCTTTCTTTTTCTTGATGATAGGAGCTTTTCATTTAAAAGCCAAAAACGAATATGTTACAAATACCGATAAAGATATCTCAATAGGATCAAAATGGCTACCAATAATAATAGTTTTACCTTTGCTATTACAAGAAGATCTAACATCTTTTAGTACACTCATCTCACTATTTATCTTGGTTGTAAACGCTATTGTTAATTACTACGTTAAAAGCTCTATTGCAAGTAGAAAAATATTAGATTTTGAGAGAAATCTTCATAGAGAGATGGAAAAGTCGATGCATGAGCGAACTAATGAACTTATGCTCGCAAATTTAAGACTTCAAGATATGTCTGAGAAGGACTATTTGACAGATCTTGGCAATAGAAATTTTATAGTAAATGAGCTTGAAAGAATGTGCAAAAGCATCTCTGAAGATGAGGAAATCGCGGTTTATTATATAAATTTAAGCCGTTTTAAAAGCATAAATACATCTTACGGGCACGAAATAGGCGATAGAATTTTAAAATTAGTTGCAAAAAGGATACTTGAAGTTTGCAATAGACAAGAGGCCATAGCAAGGATTAGTGCGGACGAATTTATCGTACTAGCAAAAATGGAGATAAATAGTCATACAAAACGCTTAAATCTTGGTATTGCCTTAAAAGATGCTATTGAAAAGCCAATTCAAATAGATAGATATCACTTTGGACTTAAGTGCATAATAGGCATAGACGTAGCAACAAAAAATAGCACGGCAAATCCAAGAAATATTATAAAAAATGCAGATATGGCAATGTATTATGCCAAGAAAAATCCAGCTTTAAATCCTATGGTTTATAGCGATAAAATTAGCAATGAAATGCACCTAAGCTCAAGTATCGAGATCGCGCTTAAAAAAGCTAATTTGCAAGAAGACCTTCATGTATATTTTCAACCAATATTTGATCTAAAAATTGAAAAAATGATCTACGCAGAGGTTTTTTTATATTGGAAATCAGAAAAATTTGGCTTGATGGAAGCAGGCAAATTTATGAAAGAGGTCAATGTAAATAGCGATATTTTAAATGATATTTGCTCACTTTTAGTTTCAAAGACCATAGAGTATGTAGATAGATGGCAAAAAGAAAAACTCTTGATACCAAAAATAAGTATAAATGTTGCACAGACTCAAAGTAAATCAGAAAAATTTGTTTTAGACTTTGTTTCTAGCTTACGCTCTCACCATATAAATCCAGAGCTTTTTGAAATAGAATTTGGCGAAGAAATATGGACAAATAATTCTAAAACGCTCGATAAAATTTTTTCTATTCTTAAAGAAAATAATATAGATGTTTGCATAGATAATTTTGGCTCTGGATATACTTCATTTATTTATATTAGAAAATACGGTGTTAAGCGTATAAAAATAGCAAGTGAATTTGTTGCTCAAGCATCAAATAGCAAAATAGATGCACAAATCGTATCTGCAATTATAGATTTAGCAAAGGCAATGAAGATAAAAGTTGGCGCAAAAGGCGTAGAAAAAGAAGAAGATATTCATTTCTTAAAAGAGCTTGATTGTAATGAAGTGCAAGGACTTTTCTTATCTCGTCCTATGAGTGCAGAAGAATTTGAAGACCTTGTAAGACAAGATCCTCAAATGATAGCTAAAGTTTAA